From Gammaproteobacteria bacterium, the proteins below share one genomic window:
- a CDS encoding AraC family transcriptional regulator produces the protein MAKPTPVLPEPADPLGETLHMLRLTGTLYCRGEFTAPFAIEIPELEGVMTFLVVTSGRCWLQVTDAEPRLLDQGNLALIPHGIPHILSSDPALKPEPLFDLPVEKISDRYECMRHGGGGELTRTMYGVVRFDDVAARHLLRLLPQTIYIDGWHDDAGGWLQSTLRFIASEAASLKPGGETVITRLADVVVIQAIRSWLESSADADQGWLAALRDRQIGRALALIHKDPANDWGVASLADAVAMSRSAFSARFTQLVGLSPGRYLTDWRMQVARTRLLDSAEPVARIAEELGYQSEAAFCRAFKRTFQLSPGRVRRGADKASP, from the coding sequence ATGGCGAAACCGACCCCCGTCCTGCCGGAACCGGCCGACCCGTTGGGCGAGACACTGCATATGCTGCGCCTGACCGGCACGCTCTATTGCCGCGGCGAGTTCACGGCCCCCTTCGCGATCGAGATCCCGGAGCTCGAAGGCGTCATGACGTTCCTGGTGGTCACGTCCGGGCGCTGTTGGCTCCAGGTCACCGATGCAGAACCCCGCTTGCTCGACCAGGGGAACCTCGCACTGATCCCGCACGGGATACCTCATATCCTCAGCAGTGATCCCGCCTTGAAACCGGAACCGCTTTTCGACCTGCCCGTCGAGAAGATCAGCGACCGCTACGAGTGCATGCGGCATGGTGGCGGGGGCGAACTGACCCGGACCATGTACGGCGTCGTCCGCTTTGACGACGTCGCTGCGCGGCACCTGTTGCGACTGCTACCCCAGACCATTTACATCGACGGCTGGCACGATGATGCCGGGGGCTGGCTGCAGAGCACGCTCCGCTTCATCGCCAGTGAGGCAGCCTCGCTCAAACCCGGGGGCGAAACCGTGATCACGCGTCTGGCAGACGTCGTGGTGATCCAGGCCATACGTTCTTGGTTGGAAAGCTCAGCCGATGCCGACCAGGGCTGGTTGGCTGCGCTTCGCGATCGCCAGATCGGGCGGGCGCTCGCGTTGATTCACAAGGATCCAGCCAACGACTGGGGCGTAGCGTCCCTGGCCGATGCCGTGGCGATGTCGAGGTCCGCCTTCTCAGCAAGGTTCACACAACTGGTCGGTTTATCACCGGGCCGTTACCTGACCGATTGGCGGATGCAGGTCGCAAGAACCCGTTTGCTGGACTCCGCCGAACCGGTGGCGAGGATCGCCGAGGAGCTCGGCTATCAATCCGAAGCCGCTTTCTGCCGGGCCTTCAAGCGGACCTTCCAACTCTCGCCGGGTCGTGTTCGTCGCGGTGCTGACAAGGCTTCACCATGA
- a CDS encoding SDR family oxidoreductase, translating to MSKRGNRRKTVIKSNEAKTVLVVGATGATGRLLVRLLLDRGLHVKAVVRASATLPDQLRKHDRLSVIRANLPELTDTELAALTAGCKTVASCLGHNMSWKGIFGKPRRLVTDTVRRLSAAIIARRPEVPVQFVLMSSAGSSNRDTDEPMSSAQKIVIALLRLLLPPHADNEQAADYLRTELGQGNEALEWVAVRPDSLRDEDVVTDYALHPSPIRSAIFNPGSTSRINVAHFMAELITDNETWQSWKGQMPVIYNK from the coding sequence ATGAGCAAGCGCGGAAACAGAAGAAAAACGGTGATCAAGTCGAATGAAGCAAAGACCGTACTGGTGGTCGGTGCTACCGGCGCGACCGGTCGACTTCTCGTCAGGCTGTTACTCGATCGCGGGCTGCACGTGAAAGCCGTCGTACGCGCATCCGCTACGCTTCCCGACCAACTCAGAAAACATGACCGGCTATCAGTCATCCGGGCGAATCTTCCCGAGCTCACCGATACGGAGCTGGCGGCGTTGACAGCAGGGTGCAAAACCGTCGCGTCCTGTCTGGGCCACAATATGAGCTGGAAAGGCATCTTCGGTAAACCGCGCCGCCTGGTAACCGATACCGTACGCAGGTTATCGGCTGCGATCATCGCACGCAGGCCGGAGGTGCCTGTTCAGTTCGTCCTCATGAGCTCGGCCGGTTCCAGCAACAGGGATACTGATGAACCAATGTCCTCGGCTCAGAAGATTGTCATTGCCTTGCTCCGCCTGTTGCTGCCGCCGCATGCGGACAATGAGCAGGCGGCCGACTATCTGCGAACGGAACTAGGCCAAGGCAACGAGGCACTCGAATGGGTTGCGGTGCGTCCCGACAGTCTGAGAGACGAAGATGTGGTTACGGATTACGCGCTGCACCCCTCACCGATCCGTAGCGCCATATTCAACCCAGGCTCGACAAGCCGGATCAACGTCGCTCACTTCATGGCCGAGCTGATCACTGATAACGAGACATGGCAAAGTTGGAAAGGTCAGATGCCTGTGATCTATAACAAGTGA